The nucleotide sequence CATCATCATGCATAAGGGTGGCGAGATGAAGAAGCTCAACCATAGCTGCCGCCTTATAACTGTTCAACGTTGGACCGCCACTCACCCGCGCCGACAGGATGGTGAGTATGGGTCGGATGGCTTTACCTTTGTGGCTTAAAAGATAGCGGGCAATTATATTGATGAGCCGGACCTCAGACTTCAGCGCTAGCTCAAACTCATCCTGGAAAACTTTCAAATCTTCCACAATAGGTTCAATGATTCTTTTCAGTTCAAATGTCTCAGTCATTGGTGAAATTTACCGTGAAAGGCTGTTGCTCTTCACTAAAACTTCTTGGCAAAGATGTGTGAAATGCCAATACTGATCTCATAAAGCACCATGAGGGGAGCGGTCATAATCAACAAGCTGACAGGATCTGGCGGGGTTAACAGGGAGGAGAGAATCAGAATGACGACCACAGAGTGACGGCGGTATTGACGCATAAAAGCTGGAGTCAGAAGTCCGATGGATGAGAGGATCAGAACAATGACCGGCAGTTCGAACAGAAGGCCTGCGGAAAAGAGAATCCAGAGGATGTAGTTAAAATAGTAGTTGATGGAAAAATTGTTAGCTACGTCAACGTATCCCATGCCAGTGAAAAAATTGAGCGAAAAAGGGATCACCACAAAGTAGGCAAACACGACACCAATTATAAAAAAGACGAATGAAAAAAGGATCACCGGAAAAGCGTATCTTCGTTCATTCTCAAGCATGCCCGGTGCTACAAACTTCCAGAACTGGTAAGTTAAGACAGGAATAGCCAAAATGACCCCCCCAACAAAGGCAATCCCCCATTTGATCATGAACATTCCGTGTACTTTCAATACCTGTAGATCAGGTGGATTCTCCAGAGATGTAGCCGGTAGCAAAAGAATCCTGAAAATAGGATCGATGAAAAGGAAAACAAGTCCAGCACCCGCAACAACAGCTATCAAAGATTTGATGATTCGCCATCTGAGCTCCTCGAGATGATCAAGAAATTGCATTTCGGTTTGATCGGTAATAATTCTATTTCAGGGAATCTATAAGGTGGCGCGCCGCTGAGTAGGGAGATCGGCCATTAGCCCTGTGAGTTGAAATTTCCGAGTCTAAGACCAGTTCCGGCTGACCATTCCAAAAGAGCTGAACAAGTTCATCCCGAACGGCACCCCGTACGCGGTTCAGGTATTGTCTTTCACGCCGCTTTTCTAGAATGCCCGCCTTTTCCAAATGTGCAATAAGATTAAATGATTTTGTATAAAGTTCGGCCACTCCTTCACCAGATGATGCAGTCGTCAAAACTATCTCAGGAATGAATTGCCGGGCTTCGGCTGAATCTTTGAGATATTCAGATAAAAGGTCGGCTACGCGCTTAGCCCCGTCTTTGTCCGACTTGTTAACCACAAAAAGATCACCCACCTCAATGGGTCCTGCTTTCATGAACTGCACCTCATCCCCCACTTCCGGCACCAACACAACAACTGTGATATCTGCATTTTCAATGATTTCTGTCTCAGACTGTCCCACACCAATTGTCTCAAATATGATAACCTCTTTCCCCGTACATGATAGAATATCTCCCATAAGATGGGATTTTTTAGCCAGCCCCCCAGTCATTCCGCGATTCCCCATACTTCTCACATATACTCCGCTATCCATTGAATGCTGGTTCATCCTGATGCGATCGCCCAGGAGAGCACCACCGGAAAAGGGGCTGGTGGGATCGACGGAAATGACACCCACAGTTTTTTCATCTTTCCTGATGAGTTTTACCAGTTTATCAATGAGTGTGCTCTTTCCGGCACCCGGCGGGCCTGTAATCCCAATGCGAACCGAATCCAAAGAATGTGAATAGAGTTCATCATTGAGGACATCATCTGTTTGGCTGCCGTTTTCAACAGCTGACATGAGCCTCGAGATGGCCTTTAAATCATTCCCCTGAAGGTGCTCTATGATCGTCTTACTCATGATCAATTGAAAATAGTTGAGTTTGAGCCGGTTTTAAGCCCAAGTGGAGTTTACATAAAAGTATCCCTGAATTTCGTGTAGTCAAGAATGGAGAGAGTGTGTGCTTTCCTTGATATTAAACTTTTTTCTTCAAGGAGTTTGAGCATTCGGGAGACAGTTTCGCGAGACGTACCGGCCATGTTTGCAATATCCTGCTGATAGGGCAATTTGGAAATATGAACCACGCCTTTTCGGATGGTTCCCAATTCTTCAGCAAGTCGCAAGATGGTGACGCCGATCCGCTGCTCAGCATCGCTTAAAGCAAAGCTTTCAATCTGCTGGTCAGTCTTACGGATTCGACCAGCAAGCTCAATTAGAAGTGAAATAGCAATTTTCGGAAACTTTTCAAGGAACAGAAGAAAATCGTGGCGCTTCAAAATAAGCACATGGCAATCTCCGTGCGCTATGGCATTTGCGGACCGCGTTTCGCCATCCAAGAGAGACATCTCACCGAAGAAATCTCCCTCGCCTAATATTGCAAGAATCACCTCTCTCCCATCTTCACTGACGCGGGTAATTTTGATACTGCCATTGCTGATGATAAAAAATGTATCACCAAATTCATCCTCCATGAGTATAATATCATTCTTTGCATACGAACGTTTGGACATACGAGAATGAAGTTCATCCAAATCGGTGGAATGAAGATCCGAAAAAATGGGAACTGATGCTAGGAGTTCTAAATCTCTCATCAACTGAAGGTAATGTTCAGTTAAAGAATTTCAAAATAAATTCCCGGCAAGAGAGTTTGGTTCTTCATTTCAGTGCATATAAATTTGCGACCGTTATGAAGACACACTAAAATGAGATTATGACTACATATGAGTAATAGAACAAAATCTGTCAAAAAACGTCAACGACAGCAGGCTAATAATTATGTTCACAATTTCCACTATAAGTCAATGATGAAATCGGCCGTGAAAAAGGTACTTTCATCCACGGATAAAAATGAAGTTGAAACGCTCTATCGTAAGGCCATATCCATCATCGACAGTCTGGCATCAAAAAAGATTCTACACAAGAAAACTGCCGCCAGGCGCAAATCTGCGCTGACGAAATACGTTAACTCCCTTTCCTAGTATACCGAAAACTTCAGCTTTCTAACTGTCTTTTGGCTGATAATTAGGGGCATCCTTGACAATCCTAAGATCGTGAGGATGACCTTCAGCGTAAGACGCGGAGGAAATTCTTATAAATTCGGCTTCTTTTTTAAAGGCGGGGATATCCATTACACCGCAATATCCCATGCTGGCACGGAGCCCACCAACAAGCTGATAGATGACCGAACTTAAACTACCTCTGTATGGAACCAGCCCTTCCACACCTTCTGGAA is from Candidatus Neomarinimicrobiota bacterium and encodes:
- the tatC gene encoding twin-arginine translocase subunit TatC → MQFLDHLEELRWRIIKSLIAVVAGAGLVFLFIDPIFRILLLPATSLENPPDLQVLKVHGMFMIKWGIAFVGGVILAIPVLTYQFWKFVAPGMLENERRYAFPVILFSFVFFIIGVVFAYFVVIPFSLNFFTGMGYVDVANNFSINYYFNYILWILFSAGLLFELPVIVLILSSIGLLTPAFMRQYRRHSVVVILILSSLLTPPDPVSLLIMTAPLMVLYEISIGISHIFAKKF
- the meaB gene encoding methylmalonyl Co-A mutase-associated GTPase MeaB — its product is MSKTIIEHLQGNDLKAISRLMSAVENGSQTDDVLNDELYSHSLDSVRIGITGPPGAGKSTLIDKLVKLIRKDEKTVGVISVDPTSPFSGGALLGDRIRMNQHSMDSGVYVRSMGNRGMTGGLAKKSHLMGDILSCTGKEVIIFETIGVGQSETEIIENADITVVVLVPEVGDEVQFMKAGPIEVGDLFVVNKSDKDGAKRVADLLSEYLKDSAEARQFIPEIVLTTASSGEGVAELYTKSFNLIAHLEKAGILEKRRERQYLNRVRGAVRDELVQLFWNGQPELVLDSEISTHRANGRSPYSAARHLIDSLK
- a CDS encoding Crp/Fnr family transcriptional regulator, coding for MRDLELLASVPIFSDLHSTDLDELHSRMSKRSYAKNDIILMEDEFGDTFFIISNGSIKITRVSEDGREVILAILGEGDFFGEMSLLDGETRSANAIAHGDCHVLILKRHDFLLFLEKFPKIAISLLIELAGRIRKTDQQIESFALSDAEQRIGVTILRLAEELGTIRKGVVHISKLPYQQDIANMAGTSRETVSRMLKLLEEKSLISRKAHTLSILDYTKFRDTFM
- the rpsT gene encoding 30S ribosomal protein S20; translation: MSNRTKSVKKRQRQQANNYVHNFHYKSMMKSAVKKVLSSTDKNEVETLYRKAISIIDSLASKKILHKKTAARRKSALTKYVNSLS